The Methanopyrus kandleri AV19 DNA segment CCCAGGAACCCAGTACCGAGGTACGGCAAGAGTAACGAGGACACCAGGCCCGCCAAAACGAGGAGAGTCAGAGAAACGGCCACGGGTACCGTGACTCTCCTCGGGTGATCGAGCGCGTCGTCGGCCAGTCCCAGGAGGCCGACACGCCACGGCAGCAGGCATCCGGCGGCCCCTGAAACCGCGATGGCTGGAGGAAGGAGTTTCACGACACGCTTGGGATACGCGAGCGCTTCTATTCCGAGCAGAACCACCGAAGCCGCTCCGCAGAGCGCACACAACGTCGTTACTCTACGGATCACCTCGGGCTCCGGTCGAACGTCGTCTATGGTGGTCACACGTAGGGCCCCTCTTAGTGCCCAGTTGAGCTTGTGGCGGACCTTCGGGTCCTCGACGTCCTCCACGATCCTGTCGATGAGGTTCCGCTCCATGTCCTTCGCCACACTCTCGTCCCCTCGAATCAGTATCCACAACCTGTTGATACGACGGAAGATCCCTACGGAGCGCCTGTAACCGTACGCTCGGATCTCTTTCACCTCAGCGTCCTCCGGTACGGCCGCGCTCAGCTCTTCCTCCAACCTGCCGAGCTCGGGCCCGTGCTCCGACAGTTCGGTCTTGATCGCTCGCCAAACTCTTCGAGCTCCTTCTGACGGGCTCACGCGCAACATCAGCACACCCGTGGTACCGGATCTCCGACGGGCTTTTCCACTATTCTCCGGCCACCGACTTCGGTTTCCATCTCGACGCGTGGTGTGCCCTCTTCCACGACTCCTATCACCTCGGCGTTTTTGCCGACCTCGGTGGAGCGGATAGCGTCGAGCACGTCATCGACCATATCCGGACGGACTCCCATGACGACTTTGCCCTCGTTCGCCACCTCCAGAGGATTGACACCCAGCATCTCCGAGAGCACTCGGACCTCCTCTCGAATTGGGATCCGCTCCTCCTCGATTACGATCCGTACACCCGACTTCTCCGCCATCTCGTTCAGAGCTCCGGCGAGGCCTCCTCGGGTGGGATCCTTCATCGAAGTGACTCCACCGACCTCGAGCGCTGCGTTGACGGCTTCCCACACCGGAGCCACGTCGGATTCGAGATCCGTATCCAATCCCTGCTGGGCCGCCAGGATCGCCATCCCATGGTCTCCTACCGTACCCGTGATGACGATCTTATCACCGGGCCTGAGACCACAGTCTCGGACAAGTTCGACGATCTCACCCACACCGGTCATGGTGACGACGATATCGACGTCCCCCGTGTTTCCGACCTTAGTGTCGCCGGTGATCAGATGAGCGCCCAACTCGCTCAGTACCCCGTCGATTGAACGGTACACACGCTTCAGATCGTCGATGGGGAATCCCTCGCGCACTACGATGGAGCACGCGAAGGCTACGGGCTTCGCGCCCATAACGGCGAGGTCGTTGGCCGTGCCCGCGGCCGCGAGTTTACCCACGTTCCCTCCGGGGAAAAACGGTGGGTCTACGATGTGCGCGTCGGTCGTCATCACCATTTCACCGTCGACGGAAGGGAACGTCGCCCCGTCGTCGAGGTCATCCAGCGTAACCGACCCTTCGCCGCGCATCGTCAGGTTGGGCAGCAGCTCCTCCTTGATCAGGGACTCCATGAGCTCTCCACCGGCCCCGTGTTCGCGGCGTACTTTACTCACGTCCGTATTCCCCCGCCAGCTTTTTACGGCCGGGTAGACCGGCCGACCCGGGGGGTTCAGCTTGGGTGTATGGCACGGACGCTCACTACGTAAGCCGACCGGAGGAAGGATCCGGCCGCACCGGAAGAAGCGGAAGTTCGAAATGGGTAATCCTCCCACGGAGACGCTGGTAGGGGAAGAGCGGAAACTCAAGGAGCGACGCGGCATGGGTGGTAACGTCAAGAAGGGCCTCAAGTTCGCGACGCACGCCAACGTCGCCGACCCGGAAACGGGTGAGGTGAAGTGCGTAAGGATCGAGGAAGTCGTCAAGAACCCAGCGTCCCAGTACTACGAGCGTCACGGAGTGATCACTAAGGGAGCGATCATTCGGACGGAGATCGGGCTCGCGAAGGTCACGAATCGACCGGGTCAGGAACCCGTCGTTAACGCGGTCCTCATCAAGGAGGAAGAGGAAGAAGGTTAAGGGAGCAGTCTCTCGGCGAGTTCCGCCATCCCTTCTCCCGTCTTGATGCTCGTGAGGTATACTTCGAGGTCCGGATTTATCTCCTTAGCCGTACGGACCATCGTCTCCGGAGAGACACCGCAGGCGTCTGCCAGATCGATCTTATTAACGACCAACACGTCGCCTTTCCGGATCATCATCGGATGCTTGCCGATGACGTCCTCACCCTCCGTTGCCGAGACCACGATAACGCGTAGGTGGGCGCCGATAGGGAAATCGGCTGGGCATACGAGGTTTCCCACGTTTTCTATGAACAGCACGTCCACCTCGTTCAGGTCCGTCAGTTCCTCGAGATGCTCTAAACCGTGTTGTACCATATGAGCGTCCAGATGGCACTCACGACCCGTGTTGAGACCTACTGTCGGCACCCCTAGGTCCTTGAACCTGCGCTCGTCGTATTCGCTCACCACGTCTCCTGCGATGACCGCGAAGGAGTACTCGTCCCCGTATTCCTTCACGATCCACTCGATGAGCGAGGTCTTTCCGGAACCGATAGATCCCAGTACCTCCACTGCCCGGACGTTGTGCTCGTCCAGTGTTTCCCGAACCTCGCGGGCTAAGTTACGGTTGACCTCGAGCAGATCTTCGGAGACGTCGACTTCAACCTTGTGCATGCTGCTCACCCGGCACCTCAAGCCGTACGGACTCGATCGAGCAGGCATCCCCACCGTCCAGCTTCACCGCTCGGGAACCACATTTCGGGCATTTAAGATCCAGCAGTTCGGTCAACTCGGACAGGTCGAACGCGGTATGCAGCGAAGGATCCTTTAGACTTTCGTCCTCCGGGCGCCATCTGTGCCCGCATTCCGCACACTTGAAGTACCCACGTTCGATCTCGATCTCGAACTTCGCCCCCTCTACGGGCGTTCCTTCTGCGAGCACTTCCAGACAGAACCGTAGTTGCTCCGGATTCAGTAGCGTGAATTCACCTATCCGGAGTCGGACCGAGAGCACCCTTTCGGCACCTCGCTTTCGCGCGACATCTAACACGGTTTCGAGTACGGATTGAGCCACACTCAGCTCGTGCAAGCGGACCCCACCCTCGGAACTTAAAGCACGATCAGGTCCGTGGTCCGGGGGATGAGGAGTGGCCGGTAAGCTCGTACTAGTAGGAGCGGGACCCGGAGACCCGGAGCTGCTCACCTTTAAGGCGGCTCGGGCCATCTCGCGAGGCGACGTGATACTCAAGGACCGGCTGGTACCGGATGAGATAATCAAGGAACACGCGCCGGAGGACGCCGAAGTCATAGACGTAGGGAAGAAACCCGGGGGCGAAGGGTGGACCCAGGAGGAGATCAACGAGCTCATAGTTCGGGAAGGGTCCAAGGGCAAGACCGTTGTCCGCGTGAAGAGCGGAGACCCGTTGATATTCGGTCGTGGGGCGGAGGAGATAGAGGTGGCCTTGAAGCACGGAATGGATGTCGAGGTCGTGCCGGGGGTAACCTCGGCCATCGGTGTACCGACGTCCCTAGGACTCCCTCTCACTCATCGAAAGTGCGCTTCAAGCTTCGCCGTCGCCACGGGACATGAGGATCCCTCGAAACCCGAAAACCGCGTTGATTTCGGCGCTCTGGCCGAGGCCGCGGACACCCTGGTGGTACTGATGGGGGCCCGACGCCTTCGGGAAATAGCCCGAGAGATCCTGGAAAAGCGGGGGAACGAGCCCGTCGCTATACTGGAGCGAGGAACTACCGAGCAAGAGCGTGTCAAGGTAGGGACGCTGGAGGACGCGGCGGAAGGCAAGCTGAAAGCCCGTCCCCCCGCCGTTGTCGTGGTGGGAGAGGTCGTCAAGTGGTGGAGGGAGGTACTGGGTAGGGAGACGCGTTGAAGGCGAAGGTTCGAACGTTCAGATACCTTTGGCACTTACTACGCGACGTGATCAGCGTACCGACCGTGAAGTACGCGGTCGCATACGTAGCGGCGCTCCTATGCCTGGGTACCCTCGGATACTGGACACTCGAAGGACGGTCGCCTGTCGACGCGTTCTACACCACGGTCCTGATCCTAACCGGGGTCGGATGCGCCAATCCACCCACGACACCCGCGGGTGAGATCTTCACGGTAGGCCTCCTAGCCGTGGGTCTCGGGGCGCTCATTCACATCATTTCGAGGGTATTTGCCGCACTTCTGCGGGGAGACGTTCTGTTGCGCATCAAAGAGAGTGACGCGATGGCACGGATAGAGCGCATGCGCGATCACGTAGTGATATGTGGGTACGGCAAGAAGGGTCGTGAGATAGCCCGCAACTTAGGGGAGCACGGGTTCGAGGTCGTGGTTGTGGACAAAGACCCGGAAAAGTGCGATCGGGCCTTCCGTGACGGCCACTTGGCGGTGCAAGGCGACGTGACCTCGGAAGAGACGCTACTGAAGGCCGGGGTGGAACGCGCGCAGGCCGTGGCACTGGTCACCGATTCCGACGAAACTAACGTCTTCGCCTGTGTGCTGGTTCGCGACCTTAACCCGGACGCGTGGATAGTGGCGGCGGCTCGGTCCAAGACCGGTGCAAGGACCCTGCTACGTGCCGGGGCCGACGAGGTGGTGAGGGTGTACGAGGCGGCGGGGATAGTCATAGCCAATAGGTTGATGGACCCTCTGTCGTTCCTGGTGACGGTGAGGCATCCGCTGGAAGACACCTTCCGAGAGTTCCGTGAGATCATAAGACACGGCGGAATAGTCGTCGACGTCCGGTACCACATCCCCTCGTTACCGGAGCCGTTGGTGAAGGACCTCTGGGTGGAGGATGAGAGCGACGTGAAACGGCGCCTGGAAATGCACGAAGACTCGGAGACTAGAGAGGCCCTGGAGAGGCTTCATAGGATGTCGGACGACGTTCATTCTCACCGTATCATAGTTCGGCGGGAAGAGGACAAGGAAAAGATCGTGGAGGCACTTCGGAGGCTCGTTCCTGATCGGAGTCGACATGACTCACAAAGAGGTTTTGAAGGAGGTGTTCGGAGTGGAGGCGTGAGTTTCACGCCTCGATTACCCGGAGCGCCGTCTTCGCTACGGCTTCCACGGTGTGTTCTTCGGCCTCCACGACCTTCAAGCCGGCTCTTCGGAGCTCCTTGGTGGTGACCGGACCTATACTCACTACCGGCTCCGGAATTTCAGTAGGGTCCACGTTCTCGAGGAAGCACCGCGCGGTGAACGCGCTCAGGAAGCATACCACGTCGAACTTCCTCGGGTTCACCTCAACGCGTTTGGGTTTGAGGTCGTACATCTCCAACTCCTCGGCCTTGACCCCGTAAGACTCGAGCGTCCTTCTCAGGTCCTCCGTCCTCCGTCTGGAACGGAGCGCCAACACGGCACCGTATTGACGGAGTTCTTCGGCTAACTTTCCGGTCGTATATTCGGTAGGCATCACATCTACGCGCAGTCCAGCTCGTTCGAGCGCCTCGCGCGTTCTGGGACCGACGGCAGCTATATCGACATCCGAGCGTCGTAGTTCTTTCACCTCTTCCTCGGAAAGGAACTCGACGGTGCGCGGGCTGGTGAAAGCTACCGCGTCGTACTCGGACAGTAACCCGGCACTTATCTTAGGACGGTCCAGCGATACGAGCTCGACAGGACACACGACTTCAGCGTCTAGGTCGACCTTCTTGAAGGCTTGAACCGTCTCCCTCTCGAGACCCGGTGCCCTGACGACCAGAGCCCTCAACTTTCTCTCCGCTCCTTCAGCTTCTCGGCGATCATGAGGAGGGTTTTCCGCTTCGATTCGACCTTATCCACGATCAGCCTTCCCTTGTCGTCCCACCACCGCTTCGGGTACCGCTTGTCGCGCTGGACCTTCGGGTTCAGTCCTAGCTTCTCCGCGATGTGACGGAGCTCGGTGAGCCGAGGGTTCCTGACGGCTAACCGTTTCGGGACTTTGCGTCCTTCGGACCTCGACCGGTCGGCGTCGAAGTACGCCGGCCACACTACGATCCTGTCTTTACCCTTCAACTTGACCGTCGGAGTCTCGGCCACGGTTCGTCCCCCTCGGGAGCGCTGGCACAATCGGTACCAAGGGAATCTTCCTTCGTTTTGAGGACGTTGGGGACGCCTGGCTGTTCGCCTCGGACTCGTTCTCCTTAGGCTCAACCTCTCCCTCGGCGTTCGAAACCTTAGGTTGTGTGGGCTGGTTCTGGGTTTCGGCCCCGTTCGAATTGGTCGGTTGTGCGATCTCAACCGCGGTAATTGGTACGGAAAGTATCCGCAGTACGTGAGTACCCACCAGCGGTACCTCCAGCACCTGTCCCTGATAAGCTAGCCACGCGAACGGTTCCTTCACCACGCACATCACTGGAACGCCAGCCTCAGCCAGATGTCGACAGATCTCCAGCACGTCGGATAACGTGGAAGCCAGAAACACGTAGAACCGCACCTTCAACCCGCCACCGACGTCAACGGTCCTCTCCCCCTGGAAGAACTCGTCGAGCCCGGGTGGTAGCTTTCCGTCGGTTGGGATCGGGAAGAACAGCACGGGCATGGTGGAGGAGTACTGCTCCAGCGGGTTGAAGACGTCCTGGATAGCCCGCGATATGTTCAGCTCCAGTGAGTAAGCGGGCACCAGGTAGTAGTCGTGCTTCCAGTCGTAGTCCGGTCCCTGAGTCGCGGAGCAATCTTTCACGACGAAGTAGCGTCCGTTGCTCGTCGCACCCATGACCACGACGGCGTGCATCATAGGTGGCACGACGACGAACCACCTCGATACCGTGACTAGCGGGGCGTAGAGCACCACTCCGATGGCGTTGGGGTGCTCGGGGTCCGCCGCCAGCGAGATCAGCGCTGGGAACCACGGTGGGTCCGTGGAGGCGTTGGGAGCATCGTATTGGGGATCCTCGACCGGGATGTTCGTGGTCTTAGCGAACCATTCCTCGCGCTTCTCGAGGTCTTCCGGGGTCAACTCGTTGCCTGCGATGGGCTTCCACCAACCTTTAGCTACGGCTACGTTGTACAGGGTTAGGGATGCGAGCTCACCGCACCACATGTGATCCGGTATCCCGTCCCCATCCACGTCTCTACCGAAGTCGACCTGGTCGTAGTCGGGTTCGGGAACGAGGAAGTGCACCGTTTGGGGTTTCGAGAACTTAGCCTTGATCACCCCTTCAGCCGTTTTGATGTTGATCGCGGTGAGTTCCCACGTGTACTCCTGTACACTGATGGCATGTGCCGCTCCTCCCAGCACCATGATAAAGGCCAGGATGGAGAAGGGCCGAAGCATGCGGACCACCCCGGGGGATTCGGAATGAAACGGTTCGAGTTAGACGTGGTGTTGCCGGATAAGCCCGGACAGCTCGTGAAAGTCCTCGAACCGTTGTCGAAAATCGGCGGTAACGTGATCAGTATATCCCATTCGCGAGATGGTGACCGCGCCCGGGTGCACATAGTGTTCGAGGCCACGGAGGATGTCGCCCGTGAGTACTCGCGGCGCATCAGTGAGTTGGAGGGCGTCAAGATCCTGCGGTTCGGTAGGGGGCCGGGGCACGAGACGGACGTCGTACTGATAGGACATATCGTAGACACGGATATTAAGGACACGATCGACCGGGTGAACGCTATACAGGGCGCCCGCGTCGTGGACGTCGACTTGGAGATGCCGGATCCGGAGCGGGAGTCGTCCGCGGGATTCACGCTCATCTACGAAGACGAGGAGGCGCTGAGGAAAGCCGTCCAGACCATCGAGGAGATCGCTGAAGAGAAGGATCTTGTGGCCATCTTCCCGGTGGAGGTGATACAGTGCGTCAGGCGCGCCTCTTCGTGATCGGCCTCGGGGCCGTTGGGCTGGGACTGATGCGACTTCTGGCCAAGAAGCGGGACGCGTACGCCCGGGAGTTCGGCATCGACGTTCGCGTGGTAGGAGTCGCGGATTCTCGAGGTGTCTGGGTGAAAAACGACCTGGACCCCGCCGAAGTGCTGAAGGTTAAGCAGGAACTGGGTACCGTGGCGGAGGTCGGTGAGAGCGGCGATGCGTTGGAGATCATGGAGGACGTGGAGTTCGACGTTCTCGTGGAGCTTACGCCCACCGACATAGAAACGGGCGAGCCCGGTCTATCACACATCATGAAGGCCATAGAGTTGGGTAGGCACGTGGTAACTGCGAACAAGGGACCACTGGCCGTAGCTTACGGGGAAATCATGGAGGCAGCCGAGGAAGCCGGCGTCGTCGTGCGTTACGAGGCCACGGCCGGCGGGGCCATGCCCGTGTTCAACCTCGTACGCGAGACGCTGAAGAGTGTGGACATACATTCGATAGAGGGTGTACTCAACGGCACTGTCAACTACATCCTCACTAGGATGGAAGAAGAGGGCATATCCCTGAAGGACGCTATCGCCGAGGCGCAATCTCGTGGGATAGCCGAAGCGGATCCGAGTATGGACATCGAGGGATGGGATACCGCCTGTAAGGTCGTCATCCTCGCGAACGCCATCTTGGGACTGGACTGCACCATCAAGGACGTGGACGTTACAGGTATCGAGGACATTACACCCGAGGCCATTCGGATCGCGGAGGAGCGGGGCTACAGGATCAAATTGATCGGTCGAGCGGACAGCGACGGCGAGCTCTCGGTACGTCCGTGTCTGGTGCCGAAGTCCGACCCTGTGGCCAAGGTGAGAGGCGTCATGAACATCGTGAGACTCGAGACTGACGTAGCGGGAGACATTTACGTGTCGGGTCGGGGCGCCGGTCCCTTAGAAACCGCTAGCGCCGTCATGAGCGATGTCCTCTCCATCGCCGAGAGCGTTGGTTAGGGCCGGTCCGAAGTGTTCGACGTGGTGTTTTCAGGCCGGAACTTAGTCGGTCATCTCCATCCTAGGATTTCGAGCAACGCCCTAACTGGGTTCCAAGGAATCCACCCTTCGTCCTCCTCCACGTGTTCGTCGATGACGTCTAGTATTTCGGCCACGGTGGGGGAGCTACCCAGAGCGCCCTTCATGACCCTCAGAATGTCCCTGGAAAACCTCTCGACCAGCTTCCGGTCGTGATTAAGCAGGGAATCTACGCAGTAACGCAACGTCGGGGACATACTCTTCAGGGCTTCCACGAACGCATCATCAGGACGTTCGACGGACTTCTTCACCGCCTGGGCGAATCCGGGGACGTTCAAATCTATCTCTCGCTTGTAAACGTGAACGTGTTCTAAGCCACGAAACGCCACCAACGCGACGTTTTCGGGGATCGGGCTATCGGACAGGCGGAGACCGGTAGCGTACAGCACGGTACCCAGCTCGACGAGCGGCTTTCCTTCGGACTTCCAGGCTTCCTTACCGGAAGCGAGCTTACCCCCCAAATAGATGGATGCCGCCCCGGCGGTCGCCGTCGTCATCACCTGTCCCACCCCCATCTTCGACACGTTTCGAGCACCCTTCTAGCGGCCTCGCGGTCTCCGGGGTCGACTTTTCCTTTATAACCGAGCTTTTCCAGCACGCGCGTGAGGAACGCACGGAGTGTGTCCGGTCTCTCTCCAACGCTCTTGGACTCCCGCCCCGTCACCAGCCGGAGAATACCCTTGATCCACGTGTAAGTGACGTGTGCTACGGCCATCAAAGTAGCAACGATTAGACCCACAGTCGGGAGCAAAGAGGAGAACTGGTGGCCGGTAATCCCGACGTAGATGGCCGCCGCACAGACCGCTAGGTCGGCGACCGTAAACCAGGTGGTGGCTTCGATGGTCCCTTCCACGACTATCGCGGAGATCAGAGCGATGCCGGCGAGAACGAGACAGACCCCTGCTAACGCTATCCACAGGGTGGTGTGGATCATCGGAGCCCCACATGTTCGGAAGTTTGGAGGAACGTTAGCTTTTCTCCCCGAGCAGTAATCGCTCGTAAGCCGACCGCTACACCCGCATGCGACGGCGGGTCCGATCGAGCTCGAACCGAACACACCTCAAGGACGATACCGCGTCTGGGACGTAAACGCGATCCAACAGTCCGTGATATATGCGCGGGTGGAGGGAACGAAGGGCCGGGATGAACCGGTTAGCTCTCCCGCTCTACGACCACTTCCTTACTGACGATAGCTGGACCCAAGGTACGGCTCAGGATACACCGGTCGGCACCCTTCTCGGCGATCTTTCGAGCTTCGTCGGGGTCTGTGTCGTCCTTCAGTTTCACCTTGATCGTGATCTCTATCTCGGTCACCGCCAAGCGGTCCCAGTCCTTCTCCCCGGTCACCTCCGCCGTCACCTCGGCGTCGATTCCGGCCTTCTCCAACGCATGGCCCGCGTTCATCGTCACGCAGGCGAGGATACCGGCCAAAAAGAGGTGGTAGGGGGTGACATGTCCAGGTTCGGCCACCTTGCCGCTAACAAGCTCCATCTTCTCTTCCTCGAATTCCACGGTGCACTCACCGTCGCCCAGGAACTCGGCGATAACGTCCGCCATTCTCGTACCCCGTGAGTTCAAGATTTTTTGAAATTTTTAAATGTTTTGAAGTGGTCCTCGATCTCCGCCATGAGCTCACTGTCCACGAGTGTTCGACCGGCGATTCGAAGGACGGGCTCTTCGATCACCTCGCCAAGCATCGTCACGGGACACCCGCGCTCGGCGCACACGTTGAGGACTTCCTCGACGTCGTCCGGGGATACGACAGCGAGGACGTTATCCCAGTTCCGAGTGATGGAGGAGTAGGGAACCGAGTTCAAATCCATTCCAACACCGGACTTAGCGCAGACGAGGGCTGCCATAGCTACGAGACCTCCTTTAGTCACGTCTTTCGCCGCTTTCACCAAACCCCTACGGGCCAACTCGGGGAATGTGTCGAACAAACGGCGTGCCCTCTCCATCCTCTCCTGGAAACTCCCGTGAATAGGCTCACCTACGAGCAGGACCGAATCTCCGGGCTCGGCCCCGCAGTCCGTGATCGGCTCGGGAGCCACGAGCGGTCCCATCACCGTCAGCGATACTTTCGGTTCTTCGACGTCGTCCTCGATCATCGTGTTGCCGCCGAGTATCTCGATACCCAGCGCACGCGCTTGTCGCCCTATCCGTCTCGCGGCCTCCAGCGCTCCCTTCTCCGTGGGTGCGATGATGGTGTCGACTGCGAATCGGGGCTCCCCTCCGGCCACCAGCACGTCCGTTGAGGCGTGAACAAGGGCCGACTTCCTCACCAACCGGAACGCGTAGGGGCCGTCGGAGCTGACGACGAGCTTCCCATCCACCCTCACCACGGCCGCATCGTCGTAATCGGCTAGACCGACTTCCGCTCGACCGAACTCCGGGAGTAACCTCACCACCTTGACGTCGTCCACGGTGTACCTGAGCACGTGCCGACGCAGATCTTCATAGGAGGGGGCCCCTCGGGCGCTCACTCCGCCCGTCCCCCGTAAGCTCCTTCTTCACCCTCTCGAGGAGCTCCCGGACCTCCTTCCACGTTTCGATCCACTGAACCACCGCTGTGGGATTCAATTCGACCGACGTTCGGCTGAGCTCCAGCGGGCGGGGATCCTCTCCTATCCTACGCAGTATGGTCTTGATCATTCTCCTGAACTCGCTTCGGTCGAGCTTTTTGGGACCTTCCTGGACGAGCTCTTCCTTCTCGACCTCGTAATATACCACGATTTTTCCATCGGTGAGGACCGCGAGGACGTCCTCCGGTCTCACATCCCGTTCTTTGACGAGGTAGGCGAAGTACCTGAGCAGCTGATCACGCGCTTCCTCGAGCCTCCCACCGCTGTTTAGCTCACCAGGTCTCTTCGTTTCGATTATCACCCGGTCACGGACGAGGATATCGATTCTCCTGGGTCTGTCTTGAAAGGTTCCGACTTCCGACCCGACTCCTACCTCCAGCATCACGTCACCAGGACATAGGTCCCCCACCACCTCCAACGCGTCCTCCAAGGTGCGCGCGACCCAGTGCTGT contains these protein-coding regions:
- the hypB gene encoding hydrogenase nickel incorporation protein HypB, which translates into the protein MHKVEVDVSEDLLEVNRNLAREVRETLDEHNVRAVEVLGSIGSGKTSLIEWIVKEYGDEYSFAVIAGDVVSEYDERRFKDLGVPTVGLNTGRECHLDAHMVQHGLEHLEELTDLNEVDVLFIENVGNLVCPADFPIGAHLRVIVVSATEGEDVIGKHPMMIRKGDVLVVNKIDLADACGVSPETMVRTAKEINPDLEVYLTSIKTGEGMAELAERLLP
- a CDS encoding OsmC family protein, which codes for MADVIAEFLGDGECTVEFEEEKMELVSGKVAEPGHVTPYHLFLAGILACVTMNAGHALEKAGIDAEVTAEVTGEKDWDRLAVTEIEITIKVKLKDDTDPDEARKIAEKGADRCILSRTLGPAIVSKEVVVERES
- a CDS encoding homoserine dehydrogenase; this translates as MRQARLFVIGLGAVGLGLMRLLAKKRDAYAREFGIDVRVVGVADSRGVWVKNDLDPAEVLKVKQELGTVAEVGESGDALEIMEDVEFDVLVELTPTDIETGEPGLSHIMKAIELGRHVVTANKGPLAVAYGEIMEAAEEAGVVVRYEATAGGAMPVFNLVRETLKSVDIHSIEGVLNGTVNYILTRMEEEGISLKDAIAEAQSRGIAEADPSMDIEGWDTACKVVILANAILGLDCTIKDVDVTGIEDITPEAIRIAEERGYRIKLIGRADSDGELSVRPCLVPKSDPVAKVRGVMNIVRLETDVAGDIYVSGRGAGPLETASAVMSDVLSIAESVG
- a CDS encoding NAD-binding protein codes for the protein MKAKVRTFRYLWHLLRDVISVPTVKYAVAYVAALLCLGTLGYWTLEGRSPVDAFYTTVLILTGVGCANPPTTPAGEIFTVGLLAVGLGALIHIISRVFAALLRGDVLLRIKESDAMARIERMRDHVVICGYGKKGREIARNLGEHGFEVVVVDKDPEKCDRAFRDGHLAVQGDVTSEETLLKAGVERAQAVALVTDSDETNVFACVLVRDLNPDAWIVAAARSKTGARTLLRAGADEVVRVYEAAGIVIANRLMDPLSFLVTVRHPLEDTFREFREIIRHGGIVVDVRYHIPSLPEPLVKDLWVEDESDVKRRLEMHEDSETREALERLHRMSDDVHSHRIIVRREEDKEKIVEALRRLVPDRSRHDSQRGFEGGVRSGGVSFTPRLPGAPSSLRLPRCVLRPPRPSSRLFGAPWW
- the hypE gene encoding hydrogenase expression/formation protein HypE, encoding MESLIKEELLPNLTMRGEGSVTLDDLDDGATFPSVDGEMVMTTDAHIVDPPFFPGGNVGKLAAAGTANDLAVMGAKPVAFACSIVVREGFPIDDLKRVYRSIDGVLSELGAHLITGDTKVGNTGDVDIVVTMTGVGEIVELVRDCGLRPGDKIVITGTVGDHGMAILAAQQGLDTDLESDVAPVWEAVNAALEVGGVTSMKDPTRGGLAGALNEMAEKSGVRIVIEEERIPIREEVRVLSEMLGVNPLEVANEGKVVMGVRPDMVDDVLDAIRSTEVGKNAEVIGVVEEGTPRVEMETEVGGRRIVEKPVGDPVPRVC
- a CDS encoding ACT domain-containing protein, whose amino-acid sequence is MKRFELDVVLPDKPGQLVKVLEPLSKIGGNVISISHSRDGDRARVHIVFEATEDVAREYSRRISELEGVKILRFGRGPGHETDVVLIGHIVDTDIKDTIDRVNAIQGARVVDVDLEMPDPERESSAGFTLIYEDEEALRKAVQTIEEIAEEKDLVAIFPVEVIQCVRRASS
- a CDS encoding uroporphyrinogen-III synthase, producing the protein MRALVVRAPGLERETVQAFKKVDLDAEVVCPVELVSLDRPKISAGLLSEYDAVAFTSPRTVEFLSEEEVKELRRSDVDIAAVGPRTREALERAGLRVDVMPTEYTTGKLAEELRQYGAVLALRSRRRTEDLRRTLESYGVKAEELEMYDLKPKRVEVNPRKFDVVCFLSAFTARCFLENVDPTEIPEPVVSIGPVTTKELRRAGLKVVEAEEHTVEAVAKTALRVIEA
- a CDS encoding signal recognition particle protein Srp19, giving the protein MAETPTVKLKGKDRIVVWPAYFDADRSRSEGRKVPKRLAVRNPRLTELRHIAEKLGLNPKVQRDKRYPKRWWDDKGRLIVDKVESKRKTLLMIAEKLKERRES
- a CDS encoding AIR synthase-related protein translates to MSARGAPSYEDLRRHVLRYTVDDVKVVRLLPEFGRAEVGLADYDDAAVVRVDGKLVVSSDGPYAFRLVRKSALVHASTDVLVAGGEPRFAVDTIIAPTEKGALEAARRIGRQARALGIEILGGNTMIEDDVEEPKVSLTVMGPLVAPEPITDCGAEPGDSVLLVGEPIHGSFQERMERARRLFDTFPELARRGLVKAAKDVTKGGLVAMAALVCAKSGVGMDLNSVPYSSITRNWDNVLAVVSPDDVEEVLNVCAERGCPVTMLGEVIEEPVLRIAGRTLVDSELMAEIEDHFKTFKNFKKS
- a CDS encoding 30S ribosomal protein S8e, with translation MGVWHGRSLRKPTGGRIRPHRKKRKFEMGNPPTETLVGEERKLKERRGMGGNVKKGLKFATHANVADPETGEVKCVRIEEVVKNPASQYYERHGVITKGAIIRTEIGLAKVTNRPGQEPVVNAVLIKEEEEEG
- the hypA gene encoding hydrogenase maturation nickel metallochaperone HypA; this encodes MHELSVAQSVLETVLDVARKRGAERVLSVRLRIGEFTLLNPEQLRFCLEVLAEGTPVEGAKFEIEIERGYFKCAECGHRWRPEDESLKDPSLHTAFDLSELTELLDLKCPKCGSRAVKLDGGDACSIESVRLEVPGEQHAQG
- the cobA gene encoding uroporphyrinogen-III C-methyltransferase; amino-acid sequence: MAGKLVLVGAGPGDPELLTFKAARAISRGDVILKDRLVPDEIIKEHAPEDAEVIDVGKKPGGEGWTQEEINELIVREGSKGKTVVRVKSGDPLIFGRGAEEIEVALKHGMDVEVVPGVTSAIGVPTSLGLPLTHRKCASSFAVATGHEDPSKPENRVDFGALAEAADTLVVLMGARRLREIAREILEKRGNEPVAILERGTTEQERVKVGTLEDAAEGKLKARPPAVVVVGEVVKWWREVLGRETR